In Mobula hypostoma chromosome 13, sMobHyp1.1, whole genome shotgun sequence, the following are encoded in one genomic region:
- the asb8 gene encoding ankyrin repeat and SOCS box protein 8 isoform X1: protein MWAVMESIQSKYSLSERLIRAITLRGLPHDTVHGLIQRGADVNCTHGTLKPLHCACMMADPECVELLLENGAEVNAQDGYQRTPLHYAAERDAACVRLLLAQGAEAAAGDGGGHTPLHWAAFRERPACARALLEGAGKGSQGLVNARDRAGDTPLHWAACRANLACARLLLEYGAEPRAVNRGGQSPVCRLQGLLRREGEEARGERSQACLELLLRAGGGPRGPGPDTLRTLSRHAVRRSLGARHLPPAVSALPLPLPLQRDLLLLG, encoded by the exons ATGTGGGCCGTGATGGAAAGCATCCAGAGCAAGTACTCACTGTCGGAGAGACTGATCAGGGCTATCACCCTCCGCGGTCTTCCTCACGACACAGTGCACGGCCTGATCCAGAGG GGCGCGGATGTGAACTGTACTCACGGCACGCTGAAACCTCTGCACTGCGCCTGTATGATGGCTGATCCCGAGTGTGTGGAGCTGTTGCTGGAGAACGGAgcagag GTGAATGCCCAGGATGGCTACCAGCGGACTCCCCTGCACTATGCGGCGGAGCGGGATGCTGCTTGCGTGCGGCTGCTGCTAGCGCAGGGGGCAGAGGCAGCAGCGGGTGACGGTGGTGGCCACACCCCGCTCCACTGGGCCGCGTTCCGCGAGCGGCCGGCCTGCGCCCGGGCCCTGCTTGAGGGGGCCGGAAAGGGGTCCCAGGGCTTGGTGAATGCCCGGGATCGGGCGGGGGATACCCCGCTCCACTGGGCCGCCTGCCGGGCTAACCTGGCCTGCGCCCGCCTCCTGCTCGAGTACGGTGCTGAACCACGGGCCGTCAACCGAGGCGGGCAGAGCCCTGTGTGCCGGCTGCAGGGGCTGCTGCGGAGGGAAGGCGAGGAGGCCAGGGGAGAGAGGAGCCAGGCCTGCCTCGAGCTGCTACTGAGGGCAGGGGGAGGACCGAGGGGACCAGGACCCGATACCCTCCGGACCCTCAGCCGCCACGCTGTCCGCCGCTCGCTTGGCGCCCGCCACCTGCCGCCCGCTGTCAGCGCACTCCCGCTGCCTCTGCCCCTCCAGCGGGACCTGCTACTGCTGGGCTGA
- the asb8 gene encoding ankyrin repeat and SOCS box protein 8 isoform X2 has translation MMADPECVELLLENGAEVNAQDGYQRTPLHYAAERDAACVRLLLAQGAEAAAGDGGGHTPLHWAAFRERPACARALLEGAGKGSQGLVNARDRAGDTPLHWAACRANLACARLLLEYGAEPRAVNRGGQSPVCRLQGLLRREGEEARGERSQACLELLLRAGGGPRGPGPDTLRTLSRHAVRRSLGARHLPPAVSALPLPLPLQRDLLLLG, from the exons ATGATGGCTGATCCCGAGTGTGTGGAGCTGTTGCTGGAGAACGGAgcagag GTGAATGCCCAGGATGGCTACCAGCGGACTCCCCTGCACTATGCGGCGGAGCGGGATGCTGCTTGCGTGCGGCTGCTGCTAGCGCAGGGGGCAGAGGCAGCAGCGGGTGACGGTGGTGGCCACACCCCGCTCCACTGGGCCGCGTTCCGCGAGCGGCCGGCCTGCGCCCGGGCCCTGCTTGAGGGGGCCGGAAAGGGGTCCCAGGGCTTGGTGAATGCCCGGGATCGGGCGGGGGATACCCCGCTCCACTGGGCCGCCTGCCGGGCTAACCTGGCCTGCGCCCGCCTCCTGCTCGAGTACGGTGCTGAACCACGGGCCGTCAACCGAGGCGGGCAGAGCCCTGTGTGCCGGCTGCAGGGGCTGCTGCGGAGGGAAGGCGAGGAGGCCAGGGGAGAGAGGAGCCAGGCCTGCCTCGAGCTGCTACTGAGGGCAGGGGGAGGACCGAGGGGACCAGGACCCGATACCCTCCGGACCCTCAGCCGCCACGCTGTCCGCCGCTCGCTTGGCGCCCGCCACCTGCCGCCCGCTGTCAGCGCACTCCCGCTGCCTCTGCCCCTCCAGCGGGACCTGCTACTGCTGGGCTGA